In Drosophila subpulchrella strain 33 F10 #4 breed RU33 chromosome 3R, RU_Dsub_v1.1 Primary Assembly, whole genome shotgun sequence, the following are encoded in one genomic region:
- the LOC119563016 gene encoding class E basic helix-loop-helix protein 22 isoform X1, with product MSRNQLPDSSSSPPISHLPFHNFDDDLINDLPSCIYAGQHQGGGATGGGGGGGSGGGGGNSGLRLNSNNLRHIQQHYMQHSGENLLDSSTNPMGVHNAGGGAPLMCNSPSASSSGGGGNNGGSGTPGGGGGPNPGYGAVGATAASSYKMQRQAANVRERKRIQRSAPTGYTKCSINSAFDELRVHVPTFPYEKRLSKIDTLRLAIAYISLLREVLQTDYDPLTYVEKCLRGEIKADRANWNTSDLTARLSWINWENLGVHPGRRTLLTSLALSSEPLCGAHCGMP from the exons ATGTCGCGAAATCAATTACCAGACTCGTCCTCTTCGCCTCCCATAAG TCACTTACCCTTTCACAATTTCGACGATGATCTGATCAATGATCTGCCCTCTTGCATTTATGCTGGTCAGCACCAAGGTGGAGGAGCCACAGgcggaggtggtggtggtgggtcAGGAGGAGGCGGTGGCAACTCAGGGCTGCGCCTTAACTCCAATAACCTGCGTCACATCCAGCAACATTATATGCAGCATAGCGGAG AGAATCTGCTGGACTCCTCCACCAACCCCATGGGGGTGCACAACGCCGGCGGCGGAGCACCCTTGATGTGCAACAGCCCCAGTGCCAGCAGCAGCGGAGGAGGTGGCAACAACGGAGGATCAGGCACTCCTGGCGGAGGAGGTGGCCCCAATCCCGGTTATGGAGCAGTGGGAGCCACAGCTGCGTCCAGCTACAAAATGCAGCGACAGGCGGCCAATGTGCGAGAAAGGAAACGCATCCAGAGGTCCGCCCCAACTGGGTACACCAAATg TAGCATCAATTCGGCCTTTGATGAGCTGAGGGTCCATGTGCCCACTTTTCCGTACGAGAAACGTCTGAGCAAGATCGACACTCTGCGCCTGGCCATCGCCTATATATCCCTGCTCCGTGAGGTGCTCCAGACCGACTACGATCCCTTGACCTATGTGGAGAAGTGTCTGCGGGGAGAGATCAAAGCGGACAGGGCTAATTGGAATACGAGTG ATCTAACAGCTCGTCTTTCCTGGATTAACTGGGAGAACCTCGGCGTCCATCCTGGTAGGCGAACTCTGCTCACCTCGTTGGCTCTGTCCTCAGAACCCTTGTGCGGAGCCCACTGTGGGATGCCATAG
- the LOC119563016 gene encoding class E basic helix-loop-helix protein 22 isoform X2 — MSRNQLPDSSSSPPISHLPFHNFDDDLINDLPSCIYAGQHQGGGATGGGGGGGSGGGGGNSGLRLNSNNLRHIQQHYMQHSGENLLDSSTNPMGVHNAGGGAPLMCNSPSASSSGGGGNNGGSGTPGGGGGPNPGYGAVGATAASSYKMQRQAANVRERKRIQRSAPTGSINSAFDELRVHVPTFPYEKRLSKIDTLRLAIAYISLLREVLQTDYDPLTYVEKCLRGEIKADRANWNTSDLTARLSWINWENLGVHPGRRTLLTSLALSSEPLCGAHCGMP, encoded by the exons ATGTCGCGAAATCAATTACCAGACTCGTCCTCTTCGCCTCCCATAAG TCACTTACCCTTTCACAATTTCGACGATGATCTGATCAATGATCTGCCCTCTTGCATTTATGCTGGTCAGCACCAAGGTGGAGGAGCCACAGgcggaggtggtggtggtgggtcAGGAGGAGGCGGTGGCAACTCAGGGCTGCGCCTTAACTCCAATAACCTGCGTCACATCCAGCAACATTATATGCAGCATAGCGGAG AGAATCTGCTGGACTCCTCCACCAACCCCATGGGGGTGCACAACGCCGGCGGCGGAGCACCCTTGATGTGCAACAGCCCCAGTGCCAGCAGCAGCGGAGGAGGTGGCAACAACGGAGGATCAGGCACTCCTGGCGGAGGAGGTGGCCCCAATCCCGGTTATGGAGCAGTGGGAGCCACAGCTGCGTCCAGCTACAAAATGCAGCGACAGGCGGCCAATGTGCGAGAAAGGAAACGCATCCAGAGGTCCGCCCCAACTGG TAGCATCAATTCGGCCTTTGATGAGCTGAGGGTCCATGTGCCCACTTTTCCGTACGAGAAACGTCTGAGCAAGATCGACACTCTGCGCCTGGCCATCGCCTATATATCCCTGCTCCGTGAGGTGCTCCAGACCGACTACGATCCCTTGACCTATGTGGAGAAGTGTCTGCGGGGAGAGATCAAAGCGGACAGGGCTAATTGGAATACGAGTG ATCTAACAGCTCGTCTTTCCTGGATTAACTGGGAGAACCTCGGCGTCCATCCTGGTAGGCGAACTCTGCTCACCTCGTTGGCTCTGTCCTCAGAACCCTTGTGCGGAGCCCACTGTGGGATGCCATAG
- the LOC119563016 gene encoding twist-related protein 1 isoform X3, translated as MSRNQLPDSSSSPPISHLPFHNFDDDLINDLPSCIYAGQHQGGGATGGGGGGGSGGGGGNSGLRLNSNNLRHIQQHYMQHSGENLLDSSTNPMGVHNAGGGAPLMCNSPSASSSGGGGNNGGSGTPGGGGGPNPGYGAVGATAASSYKMQRQAANVRERKRIQSSINSAFDELRVHVPTFPYEKRLSKIDTLRLAIAYISLLREVLQTDYDPLTYVEKCLRGEIKADRANWNTSDLTARLSWINWENLGVHPGRRTLLTSLALSSEPLCGAHCGMP; from the exons ATGTCGCGAAATCAATTACCAGACTCGTCCTCTTCGCCTCCCATAAG TCACTTACCCTTTCACAATTTCGACGATGATCTGATCAATGATCTGCCCTCTTGCATTTATGCTGGTCAGCACCAAGGTGGAGGAGCCACAGgcggaggtggtggtggtgggtcAGGAGGAGGCGGTGGCAACTCAGGGCTGCGCCTTAACTCCAATAACCTGCGTCACATCCAGCAACATTATATGCAGCATAGCGGAG AGAATCTGCTGGACTCCTCCACCAACCCCATGGGGGTGCACAACGCCGGCGGCGGAGCACCCTTGATGTGCAACAGCCCCAGTGCCAGCAGCAGCGGAGGAGGTGGCAACAACGGAGGATCAGGCACTCCTGGCGGAGGAGGTGGCCCCAATCCCGGTTATGGAGCAGTGGGAGCCACAGCTGCGTCCAGCTACAAAATGCAGCGACAGGCGGCCAATGTGCGAGAAAGGAAACGCATCCAGAG TAGCATCAATTCGGCCTTTGATGAGCTGAGGGTCCATGTGCCCACTTTTCCGTACGAGAAACGTCTGAGCAAGATCGACACTCTGCGCCTGGCCATCGCCTATATATCCCTGCTCCGTGAGGTGCTCCAGACCGACTACGATCCCTTGACCTATGTGGAGAAGTGTCTGCGGGGAGAGATCAAAGCGGACAGGGCTAATTGGAATACGAGTG ATCTAACAGCTCGTCTTTCCTGGATTAACTGGGAGAACCTCGGCGTCCATCCTGGTAGGCGAACTCTGCTCACCTCGTTGGCTCTGTCCTCAGAACCCTTGTGCGGAGCCCACTGTGGGATGCCATAG
- the LOC119563014 gene encoding growth hormone-regulated TBC protein 1-A, protein MDATASSKFSDVDEYGFKRGDHFDYNNYSKFMDGYLKTLTRRRMKWEAILQQNTDLTQVDPKLKRYIRKGIPGPYRPDVWMKISGAAAAQRRSPDLFRTLLRTEPFDKEISDSISIDLPRTFPDNIHFDTKKQRLYNILIAYAHHNRDVGYCQGLNYIAGLLLIVTDDEEKSFWLLKHIVENIVPQYHSHNMANLLRDLAVFRELVIRRIPAVNRHVDNLGLPYPVIASKWFICIFAEVLPVETVLRIWDCVFAEGYKIVFRAALAMFVTHKNAILGCDDIAALANLFRDTMIQDSIVTDCHGFVEAMFSLRLKRSELESLRKVAVLNPA, encoded by the exons ATGGATGCTACCGCAAGTTCAAAGTTCAG CGATGTGGACGAGTACGGCTTCAAGCGTGGCGACCACTTCGACTATAACAACTACTCCAAGTTCATGGATGGTTACCTAAAGACGCTGACGCGACGCCGCATGAAATGGGAGGCCATATTGCAGCAAAACACCGATCTCACCCAGGTGGACCCCAAGCTGAAGCGGTACATTCGAAAAGGCATACCTGGTCCGTACCGTCCCGACGTCTGGATGAAAATATCCGGCGCCGCCGCCGCCCAGCGCCGCTCCCCGGATCTCTTTCGCACTTTGCTGCGCACCGAGCCCTTCGACAAGGAAATTAGCGATTCCATATCAATCGATCTACCTCGTACCTTCCCCGACAATATTCACTTCGATACGAAGAAGCAGCGCCTGTACAACATCCTCATCGCCTACGCCCACCACAATCGGGATGTCGGCTACTGCCAGGGCCTCAACTATATAGCCGGCCTGCTGCTGATCGTCACCGACGACGAGGAGAAGTCCTTCTGGCTGCTCAAGCACATCGTGGAGAACATCGTGCCACAGTACCACTCGCACAACATGGCCAATCTCTTGAGGGACCTGGCCGTGTTCCGGGAGTTGGTCATCCGGCGAATACCAGCCGTCAATCGGCATGTGGATAACTTGG GCCTGCCCTATCCGGTGATCGCCAGCAAATGGTTCATCTGCATTTTTGCCGAGGTGCTGCCCGTGGAGACCGTGCTGCGCATCTGGGACTGCGTCTTCGCCGAGGGCTACAAGATAGTTTTTCGTGCTGCTCTGGCCATGTTCGTAACCCACAAGAACGCCATTTTGGGCTGCGACGACATTGCCGCCCTGGCTAACTTGTTCCGGGACACGATGATCCAGGACAGCATTGTGACGGACTGTCACGGCTTCGTGGAGGCCATGTTCAGCCTGCGCCTGAAGCGTAGCGAGCTGGAGAGCCTGCGGAAGGTGGCGGTGCTAAATCCGGCCTAA